The following coding sequences lie in one Klebsiella huaxiensis genomic window:
- the pncA gene encoding bifunctional nicotinamidase/pyrazinamidase, translating into MTQRALLLVDLQNDFCAGGALAVPQGDSTVDIANRLIEWSLARGETVVASQDWHPANHGSFASQHQVEPYTQGELDGLAQTFWPDHCIQNSEGAALHPLLKQQDIAAVFHKGENPVIDSYSAFFDNGHRQKTQLDAWLRERGIDELTVLGLATDYCVKFTVLDALNLGYSVNVITDGCRGVNIQPQDSAHAFMEMSAAGATLYTLADWEETQA; encoded by the coding sequence ATGACCCAGCGCGCGCTGTTACTGGTCGATTTACAGAACGATTTTTGCGCCGGCGGTGCGCTTGCCGTCCCGCAGGGCGATAGTACGGTGGACATCGCCAATCGGCTTATTGAATGGAGTCTGGCACGGGGAGAAACGGTAGTTGCCAGCCAGGACTGGCACCCGGCGAATCATGGCAGCTTTGCCAGCCAGCATCAGGTTGAGCCCTATACGCAGGGTGAACTTGACGGCCTCGCGCAAACCTTCTGGCCGGATCACTGCATCCAGAATAGCGAAGGCGCGGCGCTGCATCCGCTGCTTAAACAGCAGGATATTGCTGCCGTGTTCCATAAAGGCGAAAACCCGGTTATTGATAGCTATAGCGCCTTTTTTGATAACGGTCATCGGCAGAAAACGCAGCTTGACGCGTGGTTACGCGAGCGCGGGATTGACGAGCTAACCGTACTTGGCCTGGCGACCGACTACTGCGTGAAGTTTACCGTGCTTGATGCGCTGAATCTGGGCTATTCCGTCAACGTGATTACCGACGGCTGTCGCGGGGTAAATATTCAGCCACAGGACAGCGCACACGCGTTTATGGAAATGTCGGCGGCGGGCGCGACGCTGTATACGCTGGCAGACTGGGAAGAAACTCAGGCGTAA